Proteins encoded together in one Apis cerana isolate GH-2021 linkage group LG4, AcerK_1.0, whole genome shotgun sequence window:
- the LOC107999774 gene encoding leucine-rich repeat protein soc-2 homolog translates to MKKSNKYWTGVGNISTVCLSEVKRDREDLEDSLPTFYMKEQDIPEYLEGCGLTTCTASDMPEDVDVLRDNKEHTKEKKLSSASIAGPDTKKTVTVKHPESNKPKPTTKKGKPIQADLDVSKEFTRCREECLERLDLSKSNITHLPSTVRDLTHLIEFYLYGNKLVTLPPEIGCLGNLETLALSENSLTSLPNTLENLKSLRVLDLRHNKLSEIPDVVYKLTNLTTLFLRFNRVRYVSDNIRNLTNLTMLSLRENKIRELPAGIGKLINLITFDVSHNHLEHLPEEIGNCVQLSTLDLQHNELLDIPDTIGNLISLTRLGLRYNRLTNIPKSLANCKLMDEFSVEGNQVSQLPDGLLASLSDLTTITLSRNAFTAYPSGGPAQFTNVYSINLEHNKIDKIPYGIFSRAKNLAKLNMKENQLTALPLDIGTWINMVELNLGTNQLTKIPDDIQCLQNLEVLILSNNLLKRIPASIANLRKLRVLDLEENKIESLPNEIGFLRDLQKLILQSNQVTSLPRAIGHLTNLTYLSVGENNLNYLPEEIGTLENLDSLYVNDNANLHNLPFELALCTNLSIMSIENCPLSQIPPEIVAGGPSLVIQFLKMQGPYRSM, encoded by the coding sequence ATGAAAAAGTCGAACAAATATTGGACAGGTGTGGGTAACATTTCAACAGTGTGTTTGTCCGAAGTAAAGAGGGACCGTGAGGACCTCGAAGACAGTCTTCCGACTTTTTACATGAAGGAACAAGATATTCCTGAATATCTTGAAGGCTGTGGTTTAACCACCTGTACAGCCAGCGACATGCCTGAGGATGTAGATGTTCTACGGGATAATAAAGAAcacacaaaagaaaaaaaattatcatctgCGTCCATAGCAGGACCTGATACTAAAAAAACAGTAACTGTCAAACATCCCGAATCAAATAAACCGAAACCAACTACAAAAAAAGGCAAACCGATACAAGCAGATTTAGATGTTTCTAAAGAATTTACAAGATGTAGAGAAGAATGCTTAGAACGGCTGGATTTAAGTAAATCTAACATTACTCATTTACCAAGTACGGTACGAGATTTGACGCACTTAATCGAGTTTTATCTATACGGTAATAAACTCGTAACATTACCGCCAGAAATCGGTTGTCTTGGAAATTTGGAAACATTAGCTTTGAGTGAAAATTCTCTAACAAGTTTACCAAATACATTAGAGAATTTGAAATCTTTAAGAGTTCTTGATTTAAGGCATAACAAGTTGAGTGAAATACCTGATGTCGTGTACAAGTTGACGAATCTCACAACTTTATTTTTACGCTTTAATCGAGTTCGATATGTAAGTGATAATATACGCAATTTGACAAATTTGACAATGCTAAGtttgagagaaaataaaatcagagAACTTCCAGCTGGTATTggcaaattaatcaatttgatAACATTTGATGTTTCTCATAATCATTTGGAACATTTACCtgaagaaattggaaattgtgTCCAGTTATCTACACTTGATTTGCAACATAATGAGCTTTTGGATATTCCAGATACAATTGGAAATCTAATCTCATTAACAAGATTAGGACTcagatataatagattaacTAATATTCCAAAGTCCTTagcaaattgtaaattaatggaTGAATTTAGTGTAGAAGGAAATCAAGTATCTCAATTACCAGATGGACTACTTGCAAGTCTCTCTGATTTAACAACAATCACATTATCTCGGAATGCTTTTACTGCATATCCATCAGGAGGACCAGCTCAGTTTACAAATGTTTATTCTATCAATCttgaacataataaaatagataaaataccATATGGTATTTTTTCTAGAGCAAAGAATCTTGCAAagttaaatatgaaagaaaatcaattaacTGCTTTACCATTAGATATTGGTACATGGATTAATATGGTTGAATTAAATTTGGGTACAAATCAACTTACAAAAATTCCTGATGATATTCAATGCCTTCAAAATTTagaagttttaatattatctaataatttattaaaacgtaTTCCTGCCAGCATAGCAAATTTACGTAAACTCAGAGTGTTAGATCttgaagagaataaaattgaatctttaccAAATGAAATTGGTTTTCTAAGAGACTTGCAGAAGTTAATTTTACAATCGAATCAGGTAACTTCTTTACCAAGAGCAATTGgacatttaacaaatttaacttatttaagtGTTGGAGAAAATAATCTAAACTATTTACCTGAAGAAATTGGtacattagaaaatttagattcactttatgtaaatgataatgctaatttacataatttaccATTTGAATTAGCTCTATGCACAAATCTCAGTATtatgtcaattgaaaattgtcCACTTTCTCAAATACCACCAGAAATAGTTGCAGGAGGACCTTCTTTAGTAAttcagtttttaaaaatgcaaGGACCCTATCGATCCatgtaa
- the LOC107999841 gene encoding zinc finger CCHC domain-containing protein 10-like, with protein MNSNGLKALKKSNSYPQKIRCQKCLEIGHWSYECKGKRKYLHRSSRTSQLKKALMKQQEPNSEEQKKEVKKSRLQKKMKGEFSSSSNTNSSAESSSSSNDSSTSSSSSDSESDSSDSVSSSSSGSSSSSSSSSSSSSSSSSRSSNHCNNFLFSQRYNV; from the exons atgaaTTCGAACGGTCTgaaagcattaaaaaaaag CAATTCTTATCCACAAAAAATACGATGTCAAAAATGCTTAGAAATAGGACATTGGAGTTATGAATGTAAAGGAAAGAGGAAATATTTACATAGATCTTCACGTACATCACAACTGAAGAAAGCTTTAATGAAACAACAAGAACCTAAtag TGAAGAACAGaagaaagaagtaaaaaaaagtcgtttacagaaaaaaatgaaaggagaATTTAGTAGTTCCAGTAATACAAATTCTAGTGCTGAAAGCAGCAGTAGTAGCAATGATAGTAGCACTAGTAGTTCATCTTCAGATAGTGAATCAGACTCTAGTGATAGTGTTTCTAGTAGTAGCAGTGGTagtagcagcagcagcagcagtagcagtagcagtagtagtagtagtagtagcagaAGTAGTAACCATTGtaacaattttctattttcacaaagatataatgtttaa
- the LOC107999751 gene encoding DNA replication licensing factor Mcm2 produces MDSSPARSDRHTEAMTSPAPEIDEPFEDESDLLGNDNDVNQEEEEEEGEELFGDNMEADYRPMPELDRYDPDVVDDEDYSEMSQGERAAAEAAMHKRDRAAGIIRDDRYLLYDESDEEEMQARKRRMAEKAAVGEIEDTEMIESIENLEDTKGHSVKEWVSMLGPKTEISNRFKSFLRTHTNSKGQYMYKERIRHMCESNQSSFIVEFPILASKEHVLAYFLPEAPFQMLEIFDEVAKELVLTIFPSYERVTSEIHVRISELPLIEEIRTFRKLHLNQLVRTLGVVTATTGVLPQLSVVKYDCTKCGYILGPFVQNQNTEVKPGSCPECQSIGPFMINMEQTIYRNYQKITIQESPGKIPAGRIPRSKECILLSDLCDRCKPGDEVDVTAIYTNNYDGSLNTEQGFPVFATVLLANHLQVKDSKEIVESLTEEDVSSIIGLSKDHQITDRIIASIAPSIYGHEYTKRALALAIFGGEPKNPGNKHKVRGDINVLLCGDPGTAKSQFLKYVEKIAPRSVFTTGQGASAVGLTAFVRKSPTTREWTLEAGALVLADHGICLIDEFDKMNDQDRTSIHEAMEQQSISISKVGIVTSLNARCSVIAASNPIGGRYDASMTFSENVDLSEPILSRFDILCVVKDEIDPMQDRHLAKFVVNSHIKHHPTNAGKVISTIDNTHDISIPQDLLKKYIVYARQNIHPKLTNIDQDKVAKLYSQLRQESLATGSLPITVRHIESIIRMAEASAKMHLRDHVQETDINLAIRMMLDSFVDTQKYSVMKSMRQTFQKYLSFQKNHTELLYYILRQLTLDTLAFQKAIRGNRITTIEISEKDLLDRAKQIDIHNLQPFYESDIFKSNNFIYDSKRKVIIQTLPETIDD; encoded by the exons GATTCTAGTCCTGCACGTTCTGATAGACATACAGAAGCAATGACATCTCCTGCACCAGAAATAGATGAACCATTTGAAGATGAATCTGATTTACTTGGCAATGACAATGATGTTAAtcaggaagaagaagaagaagaaggggaggaATTATTTGGGGATAATATGGAagc tgaTTATCGTCCTATGCCAGAATTAGATAGATATGATCCAGATGTAGTAGATGATGAGGATTATTCAGAAATGTCTCAAGGAGAACGTGCAGCTGCTGAAGCTGCTATGCATAAAAGAGATCGGGCAGCAGGCATTATCAGAGATGATAGATATTTACTTTATG ATGAAAGTGATGAAGAAGAAATGCAAGCTCGTAAAAGACGTATGGCTGAAAAAGCAGCAGTAGGTGAAATTGAAGACACAGAA atGATTGaatctattgaaaatttagaagataCTAAGGGCCATTCAGTTAAAGAATGGGTATCTATGTTAGGACCCAAAACTGAAATTTCTAATCGTTTTAAAAGCTTTCTTCGTACACATACTAATTCAAAAGGACAGTACATGTATAAAGAACGAATTCGTCATATGTGCGAGAGTAATCAa tcTAGCTTTATTGTGGAATTCCCTATACTTGCTAGTAAAGAGCATGTATTGGCATATTTTTTACCAGAAGCACCGTTTCAAatgttagaaatatttgatgaagTAGCAAAAGAATTGGTATTAACTATATTTCCTAGTTATGAAAGAGTTACAAGTGAGATTCATGTTAGAATATCAGAATTACCattaatagaagaaattcGTACATTTAg gaaattacATTTGAATCAACTAGTCCGTACTCTAGGAGTTGTTACTGCAACTACAGGAGTATTACCACAATTGTCTGTTGTAAAATATGATTGTACAAAATGTGGATATATTCTTGGTCCTTTtgtacaaaatcaaaatactgAAGTTAAACCTGGTTCATGTCCTGAATGTCAAAGCATTGGACCTTTCatg ATTAATATGGAGCAaacaatatatagaaattatcaaaaaattacaattcaaGAATCACCAGGCAAAATTCCTGCAGGAAGAATTCCTAGAAGTAAAGAATGTATTCTTTTATCAGATCTCTGTGATCGTTGTAAACCTGGGGATGAAGTAGATGTTACAgctatttatacaaataattatgatgGTTCTTTAAATACAGAACaa ggTTTTCCAGTATTTGCAACGGTTCTTCTTGCTAATCACTTACAAGTAAAAGATTCTAAAGAAATTGTAGAATCTTTGACTGAAGAAGATGTTTCTAGTATTATTGGTTTAAGCAAAGATCATCAAATTACTGATCGCATTATTGCAAGTATTGCTCCATCAATTTATGGTCATGAATATACAAAGAGAGCTTTAGCATTAGCAATATTTGGAGGAGAGCCAAAAAATCCtg gtAACAAACATAAAGTCAGAGGAGATATCAATGTGTTATTATGTGGAGATCCAGGAACAGCTAAATctcaattcttaaaatatgttgaaaaaattgCACCAAGATCAGTATTTACAACAGGTCAAGGAGCTTCAGCTGTAGGATTAACTGCTTTTGTAAGAAAATCACCAACAACTCGTGAGTGGACATTAGAAGCTGGTGCCTTGGTTCTTGCTGATCATGGAATTTGTCTTATTGATGAATTTGATaag atgaatGATCAAGATAGAACATCTATTCATGAAGCTATGGAACAACAaagtatttctatttcaaaagtTGGGATTGTTACATCACTTAATGCTAGATGTTCAGTAATAGCTGCATCTAATCCCATTGGAGGAAGATATGATGCTAGTATGACATTTTCAGAAAAT gTAGATTTATCAGAACCAATTTTATCTCGTTTTGATATTCTTTGTGTGGTTAAAGATGAAATAGATCCTATGCAAGATCGACATTTGGCTAAATTTGTTGTAAACTCTCATATAAAACATCATCCAACAAATGCAGGAAAAGTAATATCTACTATAGATAATACACATGATATATCTATTCCACAAgatcttctaaaaaaatatatagtttatgcACGACAAAACATTCATCCCAAATTAACGAATATTGATCAAGATAAAGTAGCAAAATTATACAGTCAATTAAGACAAGAAAGTTTG GCCACTGGAAGCTTACCAATTACTGTACGACACATAGAAAGTATTATACGTATGGCTGAAGCAAGTGCTAAAATGCATTTGCGTGATCATGTTCAAGAAACTGATATCAATCTTGCTATTAGAATGATGCTTGATAGTTTTGTTGatacacaaaaatattcaGTAATGAAAAGTATGCGCCAA accTTCCAGAAATATCTATCATTTCAGAAAAATCATACTGaacttctatattatatacttagaCAGCTCACATTAGATACTTTAGCGTTTCAAAAAGCTATTCGCGGAAATCGTATTacaacaattgaaatttcggAAAAAGATCTATTAGATCgg gCTAAACAAATCGATATACACAATCTTCAACCATTTTATGAAagtgatattttcaaatcaaataattttatttatgattcaaaaagaaaagtaataatacAAACACTTCCTGAAACTATTGATGACTga